CCCATCACGACGAGGAGCGGGTGCCGGTCGCGCAGATCGAGCGCGTCGAGGCGGGCCTGCGGGCCTGGCTCGAGGGGTAGGCGGCCATTCGCGTCGCGTGGGCCGCGCTGCCGGCGGCCGTCCGCATCGCGGCCGTCTATGCCGCCGCCCGGCTCGTCACGGTCGGGTTCATCCTGCTCGCCGCGCAGCTGGCGCCGGCGCACACGCAGCTCGGGTCGGGGGCGCCGCTGGTCGACTTCGCGCTGGCCTGGGACGCGCAGTGGTACTGGCTCGTCGCCTACCAGGGCTACCCGAGCGAGCTGCCGCTGACCGACGCCGGCCACGTGGCCGAGAACGCCTGGGCGTTCATGCCCGTGTACGCCTACCTGTCGCAGGCGGTCGCGACGGCGCTGGGCGCGACGTGGGGCGTCGGCGGCTTCATCGTCTCGATCGTCTCGGGCTACCTCGCCTGCCTCGCGCTGCACGCCCTGCTGCGGGAGCGGCAGAGCGATCGCGAGGCGATGTGGGCGGTGACGTTCTTCGCCGCCGGCCCGCTCGCGGGCCTGTTCCACGCCGGCTACGCCGAGACGCTGTTCCTGCTCCTGCTGTTCCTCGCGCTGCGCGGCGTGCTGCGCCGCCGCTGGGGACGGCTGTACCTGCTCATCCCGCTCATGGGCTTCACGCGCCCCGGCATCCTCGCCTTCGCGCTGCTGCTGGGCCTGTACGGCATCCGGCGATGGCTGCGCCGGCGCGAGGACCCGCTGCCCGCGCGCGAGATCGTGCACATCGTCGCGCTGGGTGCGCTGGCCACCGCGGTCGGCTTCGCGTGGCAGGCGATCGCCGCCGCGGTCACGGGCGATCCCGGCGCGTACCTCGACACCGAGCTGGCGTGGCGGCGCTCCTGGGTCGGCACCGAGCACTTCCTGCCGACGCAGGGGTGGTTCCAGGGCGCGGAGGTCTGGTTCGGGGTGTGGGGCCTGCCCACCTGGCTCGCTCCCGTCGCCGTGGTGCTGCTCGTCGTGGCCGGTGCCGCGCTGCTCATCGTCCCCCGGGCGGTGCGGCGGATCGGACCGGAGCTGCGCCTGTGGTCGGCGAGCTACCTCGTGTACCTGCTGCTGGTGTTCTTCCCGCAGTCGAGCATCTTCCGCCTCCTCGTGCCGCTCTCGCCCCTGTGGGGCGCGGTCGCGGCCGTGCGCGTGCGCGGCGTGCGGATCGCGGTGCTCGGGCTGTGCCTGCTCGGCCAGTGGTGGTGGATCTGGAACATGTACGGCCAGGGGAGTGCCTTCTGGCAGATCCCCTGAGGCCGCCGCGCGATATGCCGGATCCGGCGCACATCTGAACCGTTCGCGAATGGACTGCGGGGTGCCGAGCGATAAACTGGACCCGCTGATTCTTACCGAAAGGGAGCCCGCCATGGCAGCCATGAAGCCCAGAACCGGTGACGGACCGATGGAGGCCGTGAAGGAGGGGCGCCTCATCATCGTGCGCGTTCCGCTGGAAGGCGGCGGCCGTCTGGTCGTCTCCGTGAACGATGACGAGGCCAAGGAGCTCTACGGCGTCCTCGGCGAGGTTGTCGGCGCCGCCTGATACACACTGCGAAAAGCCCCGAGCCGTGACGCTCGGGGCTTTTTCGTGCCGGCGGTCAGTCCGCGACGGTCGTCAGCTGCAGCAGTCCCTCGCCGACGGGAGCCAGTGCGGCGACCACCGCCGCCGATTCCTGCGTCTCGCGCAGCAGGGTGCGGTAGGCGGTGGTCAGATCGTCGCGCTGCACGGGGTCGGCGACCTTGCCGCCCGCGAGCACGCGCGGCACGAGCACGGTGCCGCCCGGGCGCGCGAGCCGCAGGCCGTGCGCCACGTCGTCCATGACCCGTGCGGGATCGGCGTCGATGAGCACGAGGTCGTATGCGCCCTCGTTCATGCGCGGCAGCACCTCGGCGGCGCGGCCGGTGATCCACCGCACGCGGGTGGTGGGAACGCGCGCGGCGAGGAACGCCTCCCGCGCGGCGGCGAGGTGCTCGGGCTCGCTGTCGATCGTGGTGAGGGTCGCGTCGGGCGCGCCGTGCAGCATCCACAGTCCGGAGACGCCGGCGCCCGTGCCGACCTCGATGATCGATCGGGCGGCCGTGGCAGCGGCGACGAAGGCGAGCTGCGCGCCCAGGGCGGCGCTCACCGGCGCCGCACCGAGCTCGCGCGCGTGCTGGCGGGCCCTCATGATGTGATCCGGCTCGATCACGTTCTCGCGGACGAACCGCGCGATGGCATCCTGCTCGCTCATGGCCTCCAGCCTAGGGCTCGCGCGGCGAAAGCCCGATCTCATCCCGGCGGGTACGATCGATCCGTGGAGTTCGGCCTGTCCTTCGACAAGATCATTCTGATCGGCGTGGTCGCGGCCCTCCTCATCGGACCCGAGAAGCTGCCGCGCTACGCCGAGATGCTCGGCGCTTTCGTGCGGCGAGCCCGCGAGTTCCTCCAGGGCGCGCAGGAGCGCGTCAAGGAGGAGATGGGCGAGGACTTCCAGGACGTGGACTGGCGCAAGCTGGACCCGCGCCAGTATGACCCGCGGCGCATCATCCGCGAGGCGCTCATCGAGGAGCCCACGCCGGTGGTCGCCGGGGCCACCGCCTCGCGGGCCGCCACGACGCGCACGGCGGTCGCGCCGGTGCGCCCGGCCGCGCGGCGGACGTTCTCGGCGGCCGAGCCGCCGCCGTTCGACGCCGAGGCCACCTGAGTCTGGTTGCGCTGGTCGCTTCATCTGCGGCGCTTCGCGCCTCCGTTCCGCAACCGGTGAGTGGACCCGATCGGTTGCTGAATGGACCGCGGCACCCCGGTTGGTCTCAGCCGAGGGCGACGGGGAGCTTGCGGCCGGCGAGCCCACGCGGCAGGCCCGCGATCCGCTCCGCCAGGCCCGCGATCGCTCGCGCGGCCGGGTCGTCGGGCTGCGACGCCACGACGGGGTCGCCCGCGTCGCCCGCGCGGCGCAGGGCGGGACTGAGGGGGATGGAGGCCAGCACCGGGACGGTCTCGCCGCCCTCCGAGAGCGCGGCGGCGACCTCGTCGCCCCCGCCGGCGCCGAACAGGTCGAGCGCGGTGCCGTCGGGCAGCGTCATGGCGGCCATGTTCTCGACGACGCCCAGCACCCGCTGACCGGTCTGCCGCGCGACGAGCCCGCTGCGCACCGCCACGTCGGACGCGGCGGCCTGCGGGGTCGTCACGACGAGCACGTCGGCGTGGGGGAGCAGCTGCCCGACCGAGATGGCGACGTCGCCCGTGCCGGGCGGCATGTCGAGGAGCAGCACATCGAGGTCGCCGAAGTACACGTCGGTGAGGAACTGCTGCACGGTGCGGTGCAGCATCGGCCCGCGCCACGCCACGGCGCCCAGCCGGCCGTCCTGGCCCCGCTGCAGAAACATCCCGATCGAGATGGCCTTCACCCCGTGCGCCACGGGCGGCAGCATGAGGTCGTCGAGCTGCGTGGGCTGCGCGATCTCGCCGTCGCGGGACAGGCCCAACAGTGCCGGGATCGAGAAGCCATGCACGTCGGCGTCGACGATCCCGACCTTCAGGCCCCGCTGCGCGAGCGCGACCGCGAGGTTCGCCGTCACGCTCGACTTGCCCACGCCGCCCTTGCCGCTCGTGACGGCGATGACGCGGGTGAGCGAGTCGGGGCCGAACGGCATGACCCGCGCGGGACCGCCGCGCAGCCTCTCCGTGAGCGCCTGGCGCTCGGCCGGGGTCATCACGCCGACCTCGAGGTCGACGGACGCCACGCCGGGCACGGCGGTGGCCGCGGCCCGCACGTCGGACTCGATCCGGTCGGCGGCGGGGCAGCCCACGATCGTCAGCGCGATCTCCACGCGCACGTCGGCGCCGTCCGCCGTGACGCCGCGCACCATGTCGAGCTCGGCGAGCGGGCGGCGCAGCTCCGGATCGGAGACGCGGCCGACGGCCTCGAGCACGCGGGCGGCGAGGTCGGTCACGGGCGCTCCCGCTGCCGGTCGCGGCGGCGCTCCTCGGCCGCGCGCTCGTCGGCGGTCGACGGGTCCTCGAGCTCGGCCAGCAGCGCGCGCAGCTCGTCGCGCAGGAACTCGCGCGTGATCTGCCGCTCGCTGAGGTCGTCGATCGTCATGCGCAGCGCCACGATCTCGCGGGCCATGTACTCGGTGTCGGCGAGGTTGCGCTCGGCGCGCTGGCGATCCTGCTCCATCGCCACGCGGTCGCGGTCGTCCTGGCGGTTCTGCGCGAGGAGGATGAGCGGCGCGGCGTACGACGCCTGCAGCGACAGCATGAGCGTGAGGGCCGTGAACCCGAGCGCGGCGGAGTCGAAGCGCCACGCCGGCGGCGCGAGCGTGTTCCACACCATCCACACGACGCAGAACATCGTGAGCAGGAGCAGGAACCACGGCGTGCCCATCGCGCGCGCCACCCACTCGGTCGCGCGGCCGAAGCGATCGCTGCTGCGCGGCGCCGACTCGACGAAGCGCGGCGAGCGGCCGCGGGGCGAGTCGAAGTCCTGTGCCCGCGCCATCACCGCACGCTCCCGGGCGGCAGGGTGATCGTGCCGGTGGACTGCGGCGCGGTCACGCGCGCGTCATCGGCCTCCTGCGAGCGCCAGTCGTCGGGCAGCAGGTGGTCGAGGACGTCGTCGACCGTCACGACGCCGACGAGCCGGTGGGCGCGGTCGACCACGGGCATCGACACGAGGTCGTAGCTGGCCAGGCGCCGTGCCACCTCGGCGGTGGGGGCCGTGGTGAGCAGCGGCTCGAGGGTGTCGTCGAGGATCGCGCCGATGCGCTCGTGCGGGGGATAGCGCAGCATGCGCTGGAAGTGCACGGCGCCGAGGAACCGACCGGTCGGCGTCTCGTAGGGCGGCAGCGTGACGAACACGCTCGCGGCGAGGGCGGGGTGCAGCTCGTGCCGCCGGATCAGCGCGAGGGCCTCGGCGATCGTGGCGTCGGCGGGCATGATGATCGGCTCGGTCGTCATCAGGCCGCCGGCGGTGTCGGCACCGTACTTGAGCAGCTCGCGCACGTCGTCGGCCTCGTCGGGCTCCATGAGCTCGAGCAGCTCCTCCAGGCGCTCCTTCGGCAGCTCCGCGAGCACGTCGGCGGCGTCGTCGGGGTCCATCGAGTCGAGGATGTTCGCCGCGCGCTCGTCGCCCAGGCGCTCCAGGATGCGCACCTGGTCCTCCTCGGGCATCTCCTCGAGCGCGTCGGCGAGGCGGTCGTCCGAGAGCTCCTCGGCGACCTCGATGAGACGCGCCTCCGGCAGATCGAGCAGCGTGTTGGCGAGGTCGGCGGGCTTGAGGTCGGCGAAGCTCTGCGCCAGGTGCTCGGCCGACTGGGCCTCGCCCGGCTTGACCTGCTCGCGCACCTCGTTCCACATGGCGAACGTGGTGGCGCCCTTCGCGAACGGCGACGCGCTCGTCTTGGGCTTGCGCAGGAACAGCTGCCCGACCGACCACTCGCCGAGCCGGTTGGGCTCGACGGCGATGTCCTCGATCACCGCGGTGCCGCTGCCGTCGACGAAGCGCACGCGGCGGCCGATCATCTCGGCCATCACCCGCACCTCGCCCGCGCGGGGCTGGAACCGGCGCACGTTGATGAGGCCGGTCGTGATGACCTGGCCGTGGGAGATCGACGTGACCCGACCGATCGACAGGAACACGTGCCGGCGCCCGGGGATCTCGATGACGAGCCCGATGACGCGGGGCGAGCCGGAACTTCGGTACACGACGACGACGTCGCGGACGCGGCCGAGACGATCGCCGGAGGGGTCGAAGACCGGGCATCCTGCCAGTCGCGCGACGAAGACCCTCTGCGTGCTCACGGTTCCAGCGTAGCCCGGGCACCCGCGGGTCCGGCCGACACAGCGAGCTCATAGGCGGATCAAAGGACGCCCGGGAGGGGGCATGGGATGATCGAGCCATGAGCATGATGGGTGGAGCCGGCCGCACGCCCCAGAACGTGGGCGAGACGATCGCGCGTTACGGGGACTACGAGGGTGCGCAGAAGGCGGTGTCCAAGCTCATCGAAGCCGACATCCCGGCGCGCGAGATCAGCATCGTCTGGGCGGGCCTGAAGGCCGTCGAGATGGTCACGGGGCGCATGGGGTGGGCGCGCGCGGCGTGGTCCGGCGCCCTCAATGGCGCCTTCCTGGGCCTGATGTTCGGCGCGGTGTTCACGCTGCTGTCGCCGAGCCTGGAGATCACGGTCCTGATGGGCTGCCTGCTCGTCGGCGTCGCGATCGGCATGATCATGCAGCTGCTCGGCTACGCGCTCACGCGTCGCCGCCGCGACTACACGAGCATTACGGCGCCGATCGCCGACCACTACGAGATCGCCGTCTCGGGCACGCACGTCTCGAGCGCACGCCGCATCCTCGGCGGCGGTGACGGATCGGGCCCGGCGGCGCCGACCGCGCCCGCCGCGCCGACCGTCGCGCCCGCCGACCTCGAGCCGCCGCGCTACGGCATCCGCATTCAGGATCAGCGCCCGGCGGCCCCCGAGCCGCAATGGGCGCCGGTCGCCGAGGACCCCGCTCCCTCGGCACCCGCCGCCGACGCCGAGATCCCGCCCGTTACGCGGCCGGACGAGGACCGCGACGACCGCGACGACGACCAGCCGCCGGCACCCACCGGAAGCGCGTGACCGAGCGGATCCACGTGCCCGTCGCCCTGCCGGGCGGCGAGACGCTGATCACGGCCGCGTGGCACGGCCCCGCCGGCGACGCGCCGACCGTCGCGATCGCTCACGGTGCGGGCGCCGGCATGGACCATCCGTTCCTCGTCGGTCTCGCCGAGGCGCTGGGCGAGCTGGGCGTGCGCACGCTCCGGTTCAACTTCCCCTACGTCGAGGCGGGCCGGCGCCTGCCGGGCGCCGCGGCGCACGCGATTCTCGCCTGGCGCGCCGTGCTCGCCGAGGCCCATCGCCGCGCGCCGCGCGTGTGGGCCTGCGGCAAGTCCTACGGCGGGCGCATGGCGTCGATGGCGGCCGCTGAGGGCGACTTCCGCGTCGAGGGGCTGATCTACCTCGGCTATCCGCTGCACCAGCCGGGGCGGCCCGAGAAGCCGCGAGCCGAGCATCTGCCGCGCGTGACGGTGCCGCAGCTGTTCGTCGAGGGCGAGAACGACCCCTTCATCCAGCCGCGCGAGCAGCTCGAGGAGGTCGTGGCGACGTGCCGCGACGCGCGGATCGCGTGGATCGCGGGCGCCAATCACTCCTTCGAGGTGAAGGGCGCCCGCCGCCCGGCCGACGAGATCGGGCGCGGGCTCGCGCCGCTCGTGGCGGACGCGACCCACGCCTGACGCGACTCAGGCCGACAGCCGCGCGATCCAGGCCTCGACCTCGTCCGCGGTGCGCGGGATGCCGGCCGAGAGGTTCACGGGGCCATCGGCGGTCATGAGGATGTCGTCCTCGATGCGCACGCCGATGCCGCGGTACTCCTCGGGCACGGTGAGGTCGTCGATCTGGAAGTACAGGCCCGGCTCGATCGTGAAGACCATGCCCGGCTGCAGGATCCCGTCGTAGTACATCTCGCGGCGGGCGGCCGCGCAGTCGTGCACGTCGATGCCCAGGTGGTGGCTCGTGCCGTGCACCATGTAGCGGCGGTGCTGGCCGCCCTTGTCGGCGTCGAGCGCCTCCTCGGCCGTGACGGGCAGCAGGCCCCATTCGGCCGTCCTGGCGGCGATGACCTTCATGGCCGTCTCGTGCACGGTGCGGAAGGTGACGCCCGGCCGAGCCGCGGCGAAGGCCGCGTCGGCCGCCTCGCGCACGGCCTCGTAGACCTTGCGCTGGATCGGGCTGAACGTGCCGTTCACGGGCAGGGTGCGCGTGATGTCGGCGGTGTAGAGGCTGTCGACCTCCACGCCGGCGTCGATGAGCACGAGGTCGCCGGGGACGACCCGGCCGTCGTTGCGGGTCCAGTGCAGGTAGCAGGCGTGCGGACCGGCGGCGGCGATCGTGTCGTAGCCCTCCCAGTTGCCGTCGCTGCGGGCGCGCTGGTGGAAGACGCCTTCGATGACCCGCTCCCCGCGCGGGTGCTCGATGATGCGCGGCAGCTCGCGGACGATGTCGTCGAAGCCCTTCGCAGTCACGTCGACGGCCAGGCGCATCTGCGCGATCTCGTACTCGTCCTTGGTCAGGCGCAGCTCGGAGACGAAGCGGGTCAGCTCCTCGTCCTCGTCGACGACGAGGTCGCCCTCGCGGGACTCGAACTCGTCGATGTGCGCGGCGGCGAGGCCGAGGTCGGCCGCGACGCCGGCGAGGGCCGGGCGGGGGCCAATCCAGAACTCGCCGATCGTGGCGTCGGAGTAGAACTCCGCGGTGGTGCGGTCGGCACGCTCGCGGAAGTAGAGGGTGACCTCGTGGCCGGCGGCGGTCGGCTCGAAGACGAGCATCGAGTCGGGCTCGGCGTCCGCGGCCCAGCCGGTCAGGTGCGCGAAGGCCGAGTGCGCGCGGAACGGGTAGTCGGTGTCGTTGCTGCGCTGCTTGAGCGACCCGGCGGGGATCACGAGCCGCTTGCCGGGGAACGCCGCCGACACGGCGTCGCGGCGACGGGCGGCGTACGGCGCCTGCTCGCGCGCGGGGCTCGGCACCTCCACGCGCTCGGCCCAGCCCTCGCTGATCGTGTCGAGGAAGCCCTGGGGGAAGGGCTGCTTCCGGTTGGACACCGGCTCTGCCTGCTGCTGCTCCGTCGCGGTCGAGTCGCTCATGCCTCCAGTGTCTCACCTGCGGCCGGCGCGTCGCTGCGGCCGCGGGCGCCCCGCGCGAACGCCAGCGCGACGGCGCCGAGGAGCCCGATCGCCGCGGCGACGAGCACCGGCCAGAGCCCGCCGACGAGCTGGCCCTGCAGGGTGATGAGCGCCGTCTCGAGCATCGCGCCCCACGACCCGAGGTTGACGCGGGACGCCACGGCACCCAGCAGCGCCCAGAGGAGCGCCGGCGCCAGCCACAGGATCGCCAGCGCCCCGACCCAGGCGCCCACGCGTCGGCCGCTCCACGCGAGGATCGCGCCCACGAGGAGCGCGGGCAGCCACTGCCAGGCCCACACGAGGACGGCGGGCGGGTCGAGCGAGAACGGCCCGGTGATGTCGGTCCAGGCGCGGATCCAGAACCCGGCCGCCACGGCACCCGCGGCAAGCCCCGCCGCGGCGCCGGGGACCGCGGTGCCGGCCGCGAGGTGCAGCGCGACGACGCCGATCACCGCCGCGACGGCGCAGAACACGACGATCGCGGTGACGTAGAGCGCGGCGGCCGTGGAGATCGAGCGCACGTCGGCGGCGAAGGTGGGCGAGCCGGTCTGGCGCATGCCGCCGGCCGTGACGATCGCCGTCTGGACGATCGCGACCGCCTGCACGAGCACGATGCCCCCGGCCGCCGCCCACCGGGTGCGGGGAGCGGACCGCCCGCGCAGCGCGAGGCCGACCGCGGCGCCCGGCAGCGCCAGCAGGCCGAACAGCGACGGCAGGGCGTACTGGCTGAACGGCAGCAGCGCGAACGGCATGTCTTCGGGCAGGGTCGGCGCGGCCCAGAGGTTCTGCAGCGGGAGCTGCAGGCCCGCGGCGACCCACGGGAGCAGCCCCGCGAGTGCCGCGATCACGCCGATGAGTGCCGCGGACGCCAGCGGCAGGTGCTTCGGGGAGGTCACCTCGAGATCGTGGCAGCGACGCGTGACAAGCGCCTGTGAGCCGGCGTCAGCCGACGGGCTCGAGCTGGACCACGAGCGGGCGGTGGTCGCTGCCGGCCCCGTCGAGGTTGGTGAGCACGATCGATCCGGTCGCCCGCCAGGCGCTGGAGTGCATGACGTGATCGATCTGCGCGCCGAGGAGCGACGGCATGCTCGTGGGCCAGGTGCCCACGGCGCCGTTGCCCGTCTCGGCCGCCGCGTCGTCGCAGTAGCCGAGGTCGTGGCCGTCCATGCCGAAGCGCGCGAGGTGGTCGAGCGTGGCGTTGAAGTCGCCGGCCAGGATCACGCTGTTGCCCGCGGCGCACTGATCCGCGATCCACCGCAGATCGTCGGGCCAGCTGTCCATGTAGCCGGCGGTGGGGGAGACCGCGTGCACGGCCACGATGATCGGTCCCTCGCCGTCGACGGGCATGGCCACGGTGCTGGGCAGCGTGGTGGTGTTGCTCGAGCCGTCGGCCGACGACTCGATCACGGAGTAGTCGCCGAGGTCGGGCGAGATGAGCAGCGTCGTCTCCCAGGCCTGCGGGGTGGGCGCGTCCTGCTGGTTGTAGCCGACGGTGTGCACCCACATGGGCCGCCCGAGCTCGCGCATCTCCACGGCGATCTGCTCGCCCACGTCCTGCGACGTCTCGGGCAGGGCGATGATGTCGGCGTCCATGGCGATGGCGGTCTGGGCGACGCGGTAGGCGCCCGCGGCGTTGCCGAGGGTGTTCCACGTCATCACCCGCACGCTCGTGTCGGTGGCGGCGGGAAGCGAGTCGTGTCCGTAGCCGCGCAGGCCGAGGGTGACGCCGCCGGCGATCGCGCCGATGACCGCGACCATCGCCATCGACAGGGCGAAGCCGCGGATCCGACGCGCCGCCGCGAGCAGCACGAACAGCAGCGCGATCGCGGCGAAGGCCACGACGAGCAGTCCGCGCATCGCGACCATCTGCGCGATCGGGTACACGTGCTCGACGCGGAAGAACGCCGGGAAGGACAGCACCGCGGTCGCGCACGCGAACAGCAGCGTGATGAGGACCCCGAGCAGACGCACGAGTGCGAGCCTACGATCGGATGCTGGACGATTGGCGGATGCCGGCCGTGCGCCGGATGCGCGTCCGCCGAGCATCCAGGCGGGCCCCGGGCGGCCGTCCCGCGGCGCCGCCAGTACCCTCGGAGGAATGGGCGATCCTCGCGTTTCCGGTCCCGCCGACCTGCACCTGCACTCCGCGTGCTCCGACGGCACCGAGGCGCCCTCGCAGGTGATGGTCGCGGCCCACGAGGCCGGCATGCGCACGGTCGCGCTGACGGATCACGACACGACGATCGGCTGGGACGAGGCCTCCGACGCCGCCGCGGCGCTCGGCATGACCCTGCTGCCGGGCGCGGAGGTCTCGGCCAAGCATCACGGCCGCAGCGTGCACGTGCTCGCGTACCTCTTCGACCCCGCGGCCCCGGCGCTCGGCGAGATCATGCAGCGCGTCCGCGACGACCGGATCGGTCGGGCCGAGCGCCTCGTCGGCAACCTCGCGCGCGACTA
This genomic interval from Microbacterium sediminis contains the following:
- a CDS encoding DUF2079 domain-containing protein, coding for MAENAWAFMPVYAYLSQAVATALGATWGVGGFIVSIVSGYLACLALHALLRERQSDREAMWAVTFFAAGPLAGLFHAGYAETLFLLLLFLALRGVLRRRWGRLYLLIPLMGFTRPGILAFALLLGLYGIRRWLRRREDPLPAREIVHIVALGALATAVGFAWQAIAAAVTGDPGAYLDTELAWRRSWVGTEHFLPTQGWFQGAEVWFGVWGLPTWLAPVAVVLLVVAGAALLIVPRAVRRIGPELRLWSASYLVYLLLVFFPQSSIFRLLVPLSPLWGAVAAVRVRGVRIAVLGLCLLGQWWWIWNMYGQGSAFWQIP
- a CDS encoding DUF3117 domain-containing protein; the protein is MAAMKPRTGDGPMEAVKEGRLIIVRVPLEGGGRLVVSVNDDEAKELYGVLGEVVGAA
- a CDS encoding O-methyltransferase; its protein translation is MSEQDAIARFVRENVIEPDHIMRARQHARELGAAPVSAALGAQLAFVAAATAARSIIEVGTGAGVSGLWMLHGAPDATLTTIDSEPEHLAAAREAFLAARVPTTRVRWITGRAAEVLPRMNEGAYDLVLIDADPARVMDDVAHGLRLARPGGTVLVPRVLAGGKVADPVQRDDLTTAYRTLLRETQESAAVVAALAPVGEGLLQLTTVAD
- a CDS encoding twin-arginine translocase TatA/TatE family subunit; the encoded protein is MEFGLSFDKIILIGVVAALLIGPEKLPRYAEMLGAFVRRAREFLQGAQERVKEEMGEDFQDVDWRKLDPRQYDPRRIIREALIEEPTPVVAGATASRAATTRTAVAPVRPAARRTFSAAEPPPFDAEAT
- a CDS encoding Mrp/NBP35 family ATP-binding protein, which gives rise to MTDLAARVLEAVGRVSDPELRRPLAELDMVRGVTADGADVRVEIALTIVGCPAADRIESDVRAAATAVPGVASVDLEVGVMTPAERQALTERLRGGPARVMPFGPDSLTRVIAVTSGKGGVGKSSVTANLAVALAQRGLKVGIVDADVHGFSIPALLGLSRDGEIAQPTQLDDLMLPPVAHGVKAISIGMFLQRGQDGRLGAVAWRGPMLHRTVQQFLTDVYFGDLDVLLLDMPPGTGDVAISVGQLLPHADVLVVTTPQAAASDVAVRSGLVARQTGQRVLGVVENMAAMTLPDGTALDLFGAGGGDEVAAALSEGGETVPVLASIPLSPALRRAGDAGDPVVASQPDDPAARAIAGLAERIAGLPRGLAGRKLPVALG
- a CDS encoding DUF1003 domain-containing protein; its protein translation is MARAQDFDSPRGRSPRFVESAPRSSDRFGRATEWVARAMGTPWFLLLLTMFCVVWMVWNTLAPPAWRFDSAALGFTALTLMLSLQASYAAPLILLAQNRQDDRDRVAMEQDRQRAERNLADTEYMAREIVALRMTIDDLSERQITREFLRDELRALLAELEDPSTADERAAEERRRDRQRERP
- a CDS encoding magnesium transporter MgtE N-terminal domain-containing protein — protein: MSTQRVFVARLAGCPVFDPSGDRLGRVRDVVVVYRSSGSPRVIGLVIEIPGRRHVFLSIGRVTSISHGQVITTGLINVRRFQPRAGEVRVMAEMIGRRVRFVDGSGTAVIEDIAVEPNRLGEWSVGQLFLRKPKTSASPFAKGATTFAMWNEVREQVKPGEAQSAEHLAQSFADLKPADLANTLLDLPEARLIEVAEELSDDRLADALEEMPEEDQVRILERLGDERAANILDSMDPDDAADVLAELPKERLEELLELMEPDEADDVRELLKYGADTAGGLMTTEPIIMPADATIAEALALIRRHELHPALAASVFVTLPPYETPTGRFLGAVHFQRMLRYPPHERIGAILDDTLEPLLTTAPTAEVARRLASYDLVSMPVVDRAHRLVGVVTVDDVLDHLLPDDWRSQEADDARVTAPQSTGTITLPPGSVR
- a CDS encoding general stress protein, with amino-acid sequence MSMMGGAGRTPQNVGETIARYGDYEGAQKAVSKLIEADIPAREISIVWAGLKAVEMVTGRMGWARAAWSGALNGAFLGLMFGAVFTLLSPSLEITVLMGCLLVGVAIGMIMQLLGYALTRRRRDYTSITAPIADHYEIAVSGTHVSSARRILGGGDGSGPAAPTAPAAPTVAPADLEPPRYGIRIQDQRPAAPEPQWAPVAEDPAPSAPAADAEIPPVTRPDEDRDDRDDDQPPAPTGSA
- a CDS encoding alpha/beta family hydrolase; the encoded protein is MTERIHVPVALPGGETLITAAWHGPAGDAPTVAIAHGAGAGMDHPFLVGLAEALGELGVRTLRFNFPYVEAGRRLPGAAAHAILAWRAVLAEAHRRAPRVWACGKSYGGRMASMAAAEGDFRVEGLIYLGYPLHQPGRPEKPRAEHLPRVTVPQLFVEGENDPFIQPREQLEEVVATCRDARIAWIAGANHSFEVKGARRPADEIGRGLAPLVADATHA
- a CDS encoding aminopeptidase P family protein, translated to MSDSTATEQQQAEPVSNRKQPFPQGFLDTISEGWAERVEVPSPAREQAPYAARRRDAVSAAFPGKRLVIPAGSLKQRSNDTDYPFRAHSAFAHLTGWAADAEPDSMLVFEPTAAGHEVTLYFRERADRTTAEFYSDATIGEFWIGPRPALAGVAADLGLAAAHIDEFESREGDLVVDEDEELTRFVSELRLTKDEYEIAQMRLAVDVTAKGFDDIVRELPRIIEHPRGERVIEGVFHQRARSDGNWEGYDTIAAAGPHACYLHWTRNDGRVVPGDLVLIDAGVEVDSLYTADITRTLPVNGTFSPIQRKVYEAVREAADAAFAAARPGVTFRTVHETAMKVIAARTAEWGLLPVTAEEALDADKGGQHRRYMVHGTSHHLGIDVHDCAAARREMYYDGILQPGMVFTIEPGLYFQIDDLTVPEEYRGIGVRIEDDILMTADGPVNLSAGIPRTADEVEAWIARLSA
- a CDS encoding endonuclease/exonuclease/phosphatase family protein, coding for MRLLGVLITLLFACATAVLSFPAFFRVEHVYPIAQMVAMRGLLVVAFAAIALLFVLLAAARRIRGFALSMAMVAVIGAIAGGVTLGLRGYGHDSLPAATDTSVRVMTWNTLGNAAGAYRVAQTAIAMDADIIALPETSQDVGEQIAVEMRELGRPMWVHTVGYNQQDAPTPQAWETTLLISPDLGDYSVIESSADGSSNTTTLPSTVAMPVDGEGPIIVAVHAVSPTAGYMDSWPDDLRWIADQCAAGNSVILAGDFNATLDHLARFGMDGHDLGYCDDAAAETGNGAVGTWPTSMPSLLGAQIDHVMHSSAWRATGSIVLTNLDGAGSDHRPLVVQLEPVG